Proteins from a genomic interval of Oreochromis aureus strain Israel breed Guangdong linkage group 6, ZZ_aureus, whole genome shotgun sequence:
- the c6h6orf120 gene encoding UPF0669 protein C6orf120 homolog: MKLSCSALVVALLLSQARSFLSPSEDDSFPEEWVLLHVVQGHIGAGNYSYLRLNHDGRIILHMQSLKGDADLYVSDKTLHPSFDTYKLQSATCGQDVVVVPGDFTRPVGIGIYGHPSHQESEFEMRVFYDQTVSQDPFDKGSYNSEGVHKEKKSPHATEDDFQEEESIFWTILIGLLKIILEILF; encoded by the coding sequence ATGAAGCTGAGTTGCAGCGCGCTGGTCGTCGCCCTCCTGCTGTCCCAGGCCAGAAGCTTCCTGAGCCCCTCAGAGGATGACAGCTTCCCTGAAGAATGGGTGCTGCTCCATGTGGTTCAGGGCCACATCGGGGCCGGAAACTACAGCTACCTACGCCTCAACCACGACGGCAGAATCATCCTCCACATGCAAAGCCTCAAGGGAGACGCAGACCTGTACGTGTCAGATAAAACCCTGCACCCGAGCTTCGACACCTACAAGCTACAGTCAGCCACCTGCGGACAAGATGTGGTGGTGGTACCAGGGGACTTCACAAGGCCTGTGGGCATCGGCATTTATGGCCACCCGTCTCACCAGGAGAGTGAGTTTGAAATGCGAGTGTTCTACGATCAGACTGTGTCCCAAGACCCATTTGATAAGGGCTCTTACAACTCAGAAGGTGTACATAAGGAAAAGAAATCTCCTCATGCGACAGAGGACGACTTCCAGGAGGAAGAGTCCATCTTTTGGACTATTCTGATTGGACTTCTGAAGATTATACTTGagattttgttttga
- the mrpl21 gene encoding 39S ribosomal protein L21, mitochondrial, which yields MSATMAYAGLWRTCKMLLPRHPVLSPAAIRTHSSASGDLMPWTSLSRPPWPEQPSPFSAEEERSRHAAVVSTVNQRIKLRDFGRLFAVVHFAGRQWKVTGEDLILIENHIEAECGERIRMEKVLLVGAEDFTLIGRPLLGKELVRVEATVIEKTESWPKVHMRFWKRHRFQRKRIIIQPQTVLRINSVEMAPRLT from the coding sequence ATGTCGGCGACCATGGCGTACGCCGGATTGTGGAGGACATGCAAAATGTTACTACCCAGACACCCTGTCCTGTCCCCCGCTGCCATCCGAACACATAGCTCTGCTAGTGGAGACTTGATGCCCTGGACCTCGCTCTCCAGGCCTCCGTGGCCGGAGCAGCCGAGCCCGTTCTCGGCGGAAGAAGAGCGGAGCCGACACGCTGCTGTGGTGAGCACCGTAAACCAGCGGATCAAACTTCGGGACTTCGGCCGGCTCTTCGCGGTGGTGCACTTCGCCGGGCGCCAGTGGAAGGTCACCGGTGAAGACTTGATCTTGATCGAGAACCACATCGAGGCGGAGTGCGGGGAGCGTATCCGCATGGAGAAGGTGCTTTTGGTTGGAGCTGAGGACTTCACCCTGATTGGTAGGCCTCTTCTGGGGAAGGAGCTGGTCAGAGTCGAGGCCACCGTAATCGAAAAGACCGAGTCCTGGCCCAAAGTCCACATGCGTTTCTGGAAGAGACACCGGTTCCAGCGCAAAAGGATCATCATCCAGCCGCAGACGGTGCTGAGGATCAACAGCGTCGAGATGGCCCCCAGACTCACATGA